The following DNA comes from Streptomyces sp. NBC_00273.
ACTGGACGAGGACGGGCGGCGGCGCCTGCTGCGCACCGAGACGCTGCTCGTCCTCGCGCTGTCGCTGGGCGCGAGCGGGGTCTCGGCACTGATCAGCTTCATCGGCTCGCTCACCAAGCCCGGCGGCCTCAAGGACCAGGCGGCCACGCTCAACGGCTCCTACGCCCCGGGCCGGCCCTGGCTGGACCTCGCCTGGCAGCTGTTCGGCATCGCGAGCGCCCTGGTACCCGTACTGCTGGTCGCGCACCTGCTGACCCGCGAGGGCGCCCCCGGGCTGCGGGTGCTGGGCTTCGACCGCACCCGGCCCGGGTGGGACTTCGGCCGGGGCGCCCTGGTCGCGGCCGGGATCGGCAGCGCCGGGCTGGCCTTCTACCTGGGCGCCCGGGCCACCGGATTCAACCTCACGGTGGTGCCGGAGGCGCTGCCCGACGTGTGGTGGAAGTTCCCCGTGCTCATCCTCTCCGCACTGCAGAACGCCGTGGTGGAGGAAATCATCGTGCTGGCCTACCTGCTGCGCCGGCTCGGCCAGCTGGGCTGGTCGCCCATGGCCGCGCTGCTGGCCAGCTCCGCGCTGCGCGGGTCCTACCACCTCTACCAGGGCATCGGCGGCTTCATCGGCAACATGGTGATGGGCGTCGTCTTCGTCCTCGCCTACCGGCGGTGGGGCAGGGTCGCACCGCTCGTCGTCGCGCACGCGCTCCTCGACATCGTGGCCTTCGGCGGGTACGCCCTGCTCGCGGGCAAGGTGGGCTGGCTGCCGACCCCGTGACCGGCGGCGGCCCACCCGATCGGCCCTTCCGGGCGGTGACGGACGCGGGAGCGGTGCGACGCTGGAGGCCAGTGCTGTGACCGGCGAGGTCCACCGGGTCGCGGCGCCCGGCACGCCTGTCCGGCCACAGCACCAGTGAGGAGGCGCACCCGGTGGCTGTTATGGACTCCCTCGTGCCGTTCGCGCCGTTCCTGGTGCCCGTGGTCACCGGCCTGGTGGGCGGGATCAGCCTCCTCATCCGGGACCGACGGGAGGCGCGCAGCAGCGACCACCACTACCGCAGGCGCCTGGAGAAGGCCGCGCTGGAGATCCAGTTCCTCACCGGCTGGCTGCAGGCCAAGGAGCTGGCGCCGACCGATGCGCCGCCCCCGGATCCGGAACCCGGGCGCTGGCTGGACGAGTGCTACGCGTCGGTGCGCCGGGCCAAGGCGGACACGGGCGGCCGCCACCGGACCGGGCCGGTCTCGCTGCGCCGCCTCCTGCTCCTGGGAGAAGCGAGCGGCCCGGCGAAGAGCGTGCGGGTCGTCTACTGGCTCTCCCTTCTCCTGTTCAACGTCGCGCTCG
Coding sequences within:
- a CDS encoding CPBP family intramembrane glutamic endopeptidase, producing MGWSQRDGRTESGVRTEPEPVFLELDEDGRRRLLRTETLLVLALSLGASGVSALISFIGSLTKPGGLKDQAATLNGSYAPGRPWLDLAWQLFGIASALVPVLLVAHLLTREGAPGLRVLGFDRTRPGWDFGRGALVAAGIGSAGLAFYLGARATGFNLTVVPEALPDVWWKFPVLILSALQNAVVEEIIVLAYLLRRLGQLGWSPMAALLASSALRGSYHLYQGIGGFIGNMVMGVVFVLAYRRWGRVAPLVVAHALLDIVAFGGYALLAGKVGWLPTP